Proteins from a genomic interval of Leifsonia shinshuensis:
- a CDS encoding ABC transporter substrate-binding protein, with product MRTRSKLASIALTAALSGAFVVGGVSAAQAAPAPTHAAAASHAARATAAPVAINQVLPDGSTLAGTFTLTRFVDQGGQLVAQGVFNGTLTSATGAVTPLTNVAGSSVVTNAANSAAAAATPTACNVLSLTLGPLHLNVLGLVVDLNQVNLNITAQPGNGNLLGNLLCSVAGLLDNGKALNGLTNLLNHLIGAL from the coding sequence ATGAGAACCAGAAGCAAGCTGGCATCCATTGCACTGACCGCCGCGCTCTCGGGAGCGTTCGTCGTCGGCGGGGTGAGCGCGGCCCAGGCGGCCCCGGCGCCCACCCACGCCGCAGCGGCCTCGCACGCGGCGCGCGCAACCGCCGCCCCGGTGGCGATCAACCAGGTCCTGCCCGACGGCAGCACCCTGGCGGGAACCTTCACGCTGACCCGGTTCGTCGACCAGGGCGGCCAGCTGGTCGCCCAGGGCGTGTTCAACGGAACGCTGACCTCCGCGACCGGTGCGGTCACCCCGCTCACGAATGTCGCGGGCAGCAGCGTCGTGACCAACGCGGCCAACAGCGCCGCCGCGGCCGCCACGCCCACGGCCTGCAACGTGCTGAGCCTCACGCTCGGCCCGCTGCACCTGAACGTCCTCGGCCTGGTGGTCGACCTCAACCAGGTGAACCTCAACATCACGGCCCAGCCGGGCAACGGCAACCTCCTCGGCAACCTGCTCTGCAGCGTGGCGGGACTGCTCGACAACGGCAAGGCCCTGAACGGCCTGACCAACCTGCTGAACCACCTCATCGGCGCGCTCTGA
- a CDS encoding TetR/AcrR family transcriptional regulator, producing the protein MTQLDATGSPKLGRKRDHTRDADILEAALEVLAETGYDRMTMDMVAARAKAGKATVYRRWASKGELVVEAIACMKKNAIDFDHLPDTGTLRGDLVAMVKPHTIEDGERKLQIMAGLTSMLARDPDLVDAVTAAIVEPRASLNRLFMQRAIERGEIPAETDVETLAMIMPSMTAYRVLILQQPVDRAYLLSLIDGVLLPAVGIRPGA; encoded by the coding sequence ATGACGCAGCTCGACGCCACCGGCTCGCCCAAGCTCGGCCGGAAGCGCGATCACACGCGCGACGCCGACATCCTCGAGGCCGCGCTGGAGGTCCTCGCCGAGACCGGCTACGACCGGATGACGATGGACATGGTCGCTGCACGCGCCAAGGCGGGGAAGGCGACGGTCTACCGGCGCTGGGCCTCCAAGGGCGAGCTCGTCGTCGAGGCGATCGCGTGCATGAAGAAGAACGCGATCGACTTCGACCACCTGCCCGACACCGGCACGCTGCGCGGCGACCTGGTCGCGATGGTCAAGCCGCACACGATCGAGGACGGCGAGCGCAAGCTGCAGATCATGGCCGGGCTCACCTCGATGCTCGCCCGCGACCCCGACCTGGTGGACGCCGTGACCGCCGCGATCGTCGAGCCGCGCGCCTCCCTCAACCGGCTGTTCATGCAGCGGGCGATCGAGCGCGGCGAGATCCCGGCGGAGACGGACGTCGAGACGCTGGCGATGATCATGCCGTCGATGACGGCCTACCGGGTGCTCATCCTGCAGCAGCCCGTCGACCGCGCCTACCTGCTGTCGCTGATCGACGGCGTGCTGCTCCCGGCCGTCGGAATCCGGCCGGGAGCCTGA
- a CDS encoding phosphonatase-like hydrolase, whose translation MIQLAAFDIAGTTVDDHGAVYVALRRSVEEAGATVAADDLQRWMGTDKIEAITALLRLGGVEPEPTVVAERFDRFRALLAEAYSVEPPVALPGIPEAIDRLRAAGVKVALTTGFSDDVVEPLLAALGWEIGPEGQLDAVVTTSDVPAGRPSPYMIHLAMQRTGVADVRRVLAAGDTVVDLEAARNAGAIAVGVLTGQTPREALEAADHDAVLASVAEVPEYVGLGSAAPAVRA comes from the coding sequence ATGATCCAGCTCGCCGCCTTCGACATCGCCGGCACCACCGTCGACGACCACGGCGCGGTCTACGTCGCCCTGCGCCGCTCGGTCGAGGAGGCCGGCGCGACGGTCGCGGCCGACGACCTGCAGCGCTGGATGGGCACCGACAAGATCGAGGCGATCACCGCCCTGCTCCGCCTCGGCGGCGTCGAGCCGGAGCCGACCGTGGTCGCCGAGCGGTTCGACCGGTTCCGCGCGCTGCTCGCCGAGGCCTACAGCGTCGAGCCGCCGGTCGCCCTCCCCGGCATCCCGGAGGCCATCGACCGCCTCCGCGCCGCGGGCGTCAAGGTCGCCCTGACCACCGGGTTCTCGGACGACGTGGTCGAGCCGCTGCTGGCAGCACTCGGCTGGGAGATCGGGCCGGAGGGACAGCTGGACGCCGTGGTGACGACTTCGGACGTGCCCGCCGGGCGCCCGTCGCCCTACATGATCCACCTCGCGATGCAGCGCACCGGCGTGGCCGACGTGCGCCGGGTGCTCGCCGCCGGCGACACAGTGGTCGACCTGGAGGCGGCGCGCAACGCGGGCGCGATCGCCGTCGGCGTGCTGACCGGGCAGACGCCGCGGGAGGCGCTGGAGGCCGCCGACCACGACGCGGTGCTGGCGTCGGTGGCGGAGGTGCCGGAGTACGTCGGGCTCGGGAGCGCGGCGCCGGCTGTGCGCGCTTGA
- a CDS encoding aldo/keto reductase → MQFRYLGNSGFKISEITYGNWLTHGSQIENDTAAACVRAALDAGITTFDTADVYANTAAETVLGETLKGERRQSLEIFTNVFGPTGPKGHNDVGLSRKHILESIDGSLSRLQTDYVDLYQAHRFDFFTPLEETMQAFADIVRQGKALYIGVSEWTADQLRAGHALAKDLGFQLISNQPEYSALWRVIEAEVVPTSKELGISQIVWSPVAQGVLSGKYKPGAPLPEGSRATDEKGGAGAVKRWLTDDVLTRVQQLTPIAQELGLTPAQLAVAWVLQNDNVATAIIGASRPEQVVENVKASGVTIPAELLGRIDEVLGGAVERDASHTATRSPQHREA, encoded by the coding sequence GTGCAGTTCAGGTACCTCGGCAACTCCGGTTTCAAGATCTCCGAGATCACGTACGGAAACTGGCTGACCCACGGCTCGCAGATCGAGAACGACACCGCGGCCGCGTGCGTCCGCGCCGCCCTCGACGCCGGGATCACCACCTTCGACACCGCCGACGTCTACGCCAACACCGCGGCGGAGACCGTGCTCGGCGAGACCCTGAAGGGGGAGCGCCGCCAGTCGCTGGAGATCTTCACCAACGTGTTCGGGCCGACCGGTCCCAAGGGGCACAACGACGTCGGGCTGTCCCGCAAGCACATCCTGGAGTCCATCGACGGGTCGCTGTCGCGGCTGCAGACCGACTACGTCGACCTGTACCAGGCGCACCGCTTCGACTTCTTCACGCCGCTGGAGGAGACCATGCAGGCCTTCGCCGACATCGTGCGGCAAGGCAAGGCGCTCTACATCGGCGTCAGCGAGTGGACCGCCGACCAGCTCCGCGCCGGGCACGCGCTCGCGAAGGACCTCGGCTTCCAGCTCATCTCCAACCAGCCCGAGTACTCGGCGCTGTGGCGGGTCATCGAGGCGGAGGTCGTGCCGACCTCCAAGGAGCTCGGCATCTCGCAGATCGTCTGGTCGCCGGTGGCGCAGGGCGTGCTCAGCGGCAAGTACAAGCCGGGCGCCCCGCTGCCCGAGGGCAGCCGCGCGACGGACGAGAAGGGCGGCGCCGGCGCGGTCAAGCGCTGGCTGACCGACGACGTCCTCACCCGCGTCCAGCAGCTCACCCCGATCGCGCAGGAGCTCGGGCTCACGCCCGCGCAGCTCGCCGTGGCCTGGGTGCTGCAGAACGACAACGTGGCCACCGCGATCATCGGCGCCTCCCGCCCCGAGCAGGTGGTCGAGAACGTGAAGGCGTCCGGCGTCACAATCCCGGCGGAGCTGCTCGGCCGCATCGACGAGGTGCTCGGCGGCGCCGTCGAGCGCGACGCGTCGCACACGGCGACGCGCTCGCCGCAGCACCGCGAGGCCTGA
- a CDS encoding MGH1-like glycoside hydrolase domain-containing protein, translated as MTQVNPAEPTGGAERERILQADDGTGWRDWGPYVAERAWGTVREDYSADGEAWDFFPHDHARSRAYRWNEDGMAAFSDLKQNWCLGLSLWNGQDAILKERMFGLSGPQGNHGEDVKEYWWYLDGTPTHSWNTWRYHYPQAAYPYEDLIETNARRSKLEPEYELADTGVFDDGRYWVVTVDYAKAGPHDLLMRVTVENAGPEEATLHVLPTLWYRNTWSWGYDVEKPELRFEDGRVLGSGPSGALALAADGDAEALFCDNETNTARLFGADGSPAYPKDGIDDHVVNGAATVNPGRVGTKAALHHTVTLGPGETRVIRVRLTGGADAARPQNLGRAFDRVLEQRKAEADAFYAGLENAPDDPDEARVLRQAFAGLLWSKQYFHFNVDKWLDGDPAGPPPPAGRAAVRNGQWRHFDADDVILMPDPWEYPWFAAWDLAFHCVTMAHIDPAFAKAQLVLLLREWYMHPNGQLPAYEWNFSDVNPPTHAWAAIQVFLIDGGRDRAFLARILHKLLINYTWWTNSKDSDEDNLFEGGFMGLDNIAPLNRSTLPPEVGTIEQADSTGWMASYALDLLEIALRLAREDDVYEDVAVKFGEQFLRIAASANNSGMWDDEDAYFYDVLHLADGREVPLKVRSLVGLVPVVASLAYDEPGVKTLPEFRRILNQYLQKHPELGSAFHRRTIGTEQVYLLALVSPERLARILKQVFNPAGLLSDHGIRGVSAYHREHPFTVEVDGVEASVDYEPAESTTGLFGGNSNWRGPVWFPLNSLLVAALQHYQSHGETGVRIEDPLGSGNSLTPGEAADDLARRLISLFLPGPDGRRPSDARYPLLSADPRWKDNILFYEYFDGDTGQGLGASHQTGWTAMVAHLILTRGRAR; from the coding sequence ATGACCCAGGTGAACCCGGCCGAGCCCACCGGCGGCGCCGAGCGCGAGCGGATCCTCCAGGCGGACGACGGGACGGGCTGGCGCGACTGGGGGCCGTACGTCGCCGAGCGCGCCTGGGGCACCGTCCGCGAGGACTACAGCGCGGACGGCGAGGCCTGGGACTTCTTCCCGCACGACCACGCCCGCAGCCGCGCCTACCGCTGGAACGAGGACGGCATGGCCGCGTTCTCCGACCTGAAGCAGAACTGGTGCCTCGGCCTGTCGCTGTGGAACGGGCAGGATGCGATCCTCAAGGAGCGGATGTTCGGCCTCAGCGGCCCGCAGGGCAACCACGGCGAGGACGTCAAGGAGTACTGGTGGTACCTCGACGGCACCCCGACCCACTCCTGGAACACCTGGCGCTATCACTACCCGCAGGCCGCGTACCCCTACGAGGACCTGATCGAGACCAACGCGCGCCGCAGCAAGCTGGAGCCGGAGTACGAGCTGGCCGACACCGGCGTCTTCGACGACGGCCGCTACTGGGTGGTCACCGTCGACTACGCCAAGGCCGGGCCGCACGACCTCCTGATGCGGGTCACGGTCGAGAACGCGGGCCCGGAGGAGGCCACGCTGCACGTGCTGCCGACGCTCTGGTACCGCAACACCTGGTCGTGGGGGTACGACGTCGAGAAGCCGGAGCTGCGCTTCGAGGACGGCCGCGTGCTCGGGTCGGGACCGTCCGGAGCGCTCGCGCTGGCCGCCGACGGCGACGCAGAGGCGCTGTTCTGCGACAACGAGACCAACACCGCCCGCCTGTTCGGCGCGGACGGCTCCCCCGCCTACCCCAAGGACGGGATCGACGACCACGTCGTGAACGGCGCCGCCACCGTCAACCCGGGCCGGGTGGGCACGAAGGCTGCACTGCACCACACGGTGACCCTCGGGCCGGGCGAGACCCGGGTGATCCGCGTGCGCCTCACGGGAGGCGCGGACGCCGCCCGGCCGCAGAACCTCGGCCGCGCCTTCGATCGCGTCCTCGAGCAGCGCAAGGCGGAGGCGGACGCCTTCTACGCCGGGCTGGAGAACGCCCCGGACGACCCGGACGAGGCGCGTGTGCTGCGCCAGGCCTTCGCCGGGCTGCTCTGGTCGAAGCAGTACTTCCACTTCAACGTGGACAAGTGGCTCGACGGCGACCCCGCCGGGCCGCCGCCTCCCGCCGGCCGCGCCGCCGTCCGCAACGGGCAGTGGCGGCACTTCGACGCGGACGACGTGATCCTCATGCCCGACCCGTGGGAGTACCCCTGGTTCGCGGCCTGGGACCTCGCCTTCCACTGCGTCACGATGGCGCACATCGATCCCGCGTTCGCGAAAGCGCAGCTCGTGCTGCTGCTGCGGGAGTGGTACATGCACCCGAACGGGCAGCTCCCCGCCTACGAGTGGAACTTCTCGGACGTGAACCCGCCCACGCACGCCTGGGCGGCGATCCAGGTCTTCCTCATCGACGGCGGCCGGGACCGCGCCTTCCTCGCCCGCATCCTGCACAAGCTCCTCATCAACTACACCTGGTGGACGAACAGCAAGGACTCCGACGAGGACAACCTGTTCGAGGGCGGCTTCATGGGGCTCGACAACATCGCGCCGCTGAACCGCTCGACCCTGCCCCCCGAGGTCGGGACCATCGAGCAGGCGGACTCGACCGGCTGGATGGCGAGCTACGCGCTCGACCTGCTCGAGATCGCGCTGCGGCTGGCGCGCGAGGACGACGTCTACGAGGACGTCGCCGTGAAGTTCGGCGAGCAGTTCCTGCGGATCGCCGCGTCGGCCAACAACTCCGGCATGTGGGACGACGAGGACGCCTACTTCTACGACGTGCTGCACCTGGCGGACGGCCGGGAGGTCCCGCTGAAGGTGCGCTCGCTCGTCGGGCTCGTGCCCGTGGTCGCCTCGCTCGCGTACGACGAGCCCGGCGTGAAGACGCTGCCGGAGTTCCGCCGCATCCTCAACCAGTACCTCCAGAAGCACCCGGAGCTCGGGTCGGCGTTCCACCGGCGCACGATCGGCACGGAGCAGGTCTACCTGCTCGCGCTCGTCTCGCCCGAACGGCTCGCGCGGATCCTGAAGCAGGTGTTCAACCCGGCCGGGCTGCTCAGCGACCACGGCATCCGCGGGGTCTCCGCCTACCACCGGGAACACCCCTTCACGGTCGAGGTCGACGGGGTGGAGGCGTCGGTCGACTACGAGCCGGCCGAGTCGACGACCGGCCTGTTCGGCGGCAACTCCAACTGGCGCGGCCCGGTCTGGTTCCCGCTCAACTCCCTGCTCGTCGCGGCGCTCCAGCACTACCAGTCGCACGGCGAGACCGGCGTGCGGATCGAGGACCCGCTCGGCTCGGGCAATTCCCTGACGCCGGGTGAAGCGGCGGACGATCTCGCCCGGCGGCTGATCTCGCTCTTCCTCCCCGGCCCGGACGGGCGGCGGCCGTCGGACGCGCGCTACCCGCTGCTCTCGGCCGACCCGCGCTGGAAGGACAACATCCTCTTCTACGAGTACTTCGACGGCGACACCGGGCAAGGCCTGGGGGCCTCGCACCAGACGGGGTGGACGGCGATGGTCGCGCACCTCATCCTGACGCGGGGACGCGCGCGCTGA
- a CDS encoding DUF805 domain-containing protein yields the protein MTAPQSPASAPLDQPLYGASFGDAIRRFFKKYADFTGRASRSEFWWWFLFAVLIGAVYGILLGTLGSIGNGGRGYGPIAWILIVLYTLWGLAILVPSLALIWRRLHDANLAGPFFFLGFIPLVGWIILLVFYLLPSKPEGARFDRR from the coding sequence ATGACCGCACCGCAGAGCCCCGCCTCCGCGCCCCTCGACCAGCCGCTGTACGGCGCCTCGTTCGGCGACGCCATCCGCCGGTTCTTCAAGAAGTACGCCGACTTCACCGGGCGGGCCAGCCGCAGCGAGTTCTGGTGGTGGTTCCTGTTCGCCGTGCTCATCGGCGCCGTCTACGGGATCCTGCTGGGGACGCTCGGGTCGATCGGCAACGGCGGCCGTGGGTACGGTCCGATCGCCTGGATCCTGATCGTCCTCTACACCCTGTGGGGGCTGGCGATCCTGGTGCCGAGCCTCGCGCTGATCTGGCGGCGCCTGCACGACGCCAACCTCGCCGGGCCGTTCTTCTTCCTCGGCTTCATCCCGCTCGTCGGCTGGATCATCCTGCTGGTCTTCTACCTGCTCCCGTCCAAGCCGGAGGGCGCGCGGTTCGACCGGCGGTAA
- a CDS encoding GntR family transcriptional regulator: MTQPMHQRLSDEFRRRVFTGEWPEGSKVPSEAELCAEFEVSRGPVRQALAQLRQEGILAGGQGRQPIVRRSTPSQPVEVFLSFTEWVEQRGKTPGQKTFEIARRPAGTLVAAQLGIDPEDHVVALLRLRLIDGVPTMIERTHFVVDVGSRLFDFDTDSGSTFRYLRDQGVDLYSARHTIDAVAADATDVDLLKVDPGTPLLRERRVTSTATGRAIEYAEDRYLPDQTNFVVENIISQRPSIARIRPSTDTSTEESIA, encoded by the coding sequence GTGACCCAACCGATGCACCAGCGCCTGAGCGACGAGTTCCGCCGCCGCGTCTTCACCGGAGAGTGGCCGGAGGGCTCTAAAGTCCCGAGCGAGGCGGAGCTCTGCGCCGAGTTCGAGGTGTCGCGCGGCCCGGTGCGGCAGGCGCTCGCGCAGCTGCGGCAGGAGGGCATCCTCGCCGGCGGCCAGGGGCGGCAGCCGATCGTGCGCCGTTCGACGCCCTCCCAACCCGTCGAGGTCTTCCTCTCGTTCACCGAGTGGGTGGAGCAGCGCGGCAAGACCCCGGGCCAGAAGACCTTCGAGATCGCCCGCCGCCCGGCGGGCACACTGGTGGCGGCGCAGCTCGGCATCGACCCGGAGGACCACGTCGTCGCCCTGCTCCGGCTGCGGCTGATCGACGGCGTGCCGACCATGATCGAGCGCACCCACTTCGTGGTCGACGTCGGCTCCCGGCTGTTCGACTTCGACACCGACTCCGGCTCGACGTTCCGCTACCTGCGCGACCAGGGCGTCGACCTCTACAGCGCCCGCCACACCATCGACGCGGTGGCCGCCGACGCGACGGACGTCGACCTGCTCAAGGTCGACCCGGGGACGCCGCTGCTGCGCGAGCGCCGCGTGACCTCCACCGCCACCGGCCGGGCCATCGAGTACGCCGAGGACCGCTACCTGCCCGACCAGACCAACTTCGTCGTGGAGAACATCATCTCCCAGCGCCCGTCCATCGCGCGCATCCGCCCCAGCACCGACACCAGCACCGAGGAGTCCATCGCATGA
- a CDS encoding MFS transporter — MTQTSPSPSVAPAAPDGGVPHSRRWWTLVTVAMAQLMVVLDSTVVNIALPSAQADLGFSNADRQWIVTAYSLAFGSLLLLGGRISDLIGRKRAFIIGLIGFAGASALGGAAGTFGMLVGARALQGAFGALLAPTALAVLTTTFTVPKERARAFGIFGAIAGAGGAVGLLLGGVLTEQFNWRWNLYINVFIAIAAIILAAFFVTAGHRSGPRPKLDIPGTILASGALFSLVYGFSNAESDGWDSPLTWGFLAASGVLLIAFVLWQRKATHPLLPLHIVLDRNRGASYSSILIAGSGMFGIFLFVTYYLETTLRFTPIQTGLAFLPMIVMLVIAAQFSTNLFVPRFGPKVMVPIGMVIAGSGMLLLTRLGVSANYGTEILPALMVMGVGMGSIMPAAIQTATLGVDRHFAGVASALVNTSQQVGGSIGTALLNTLAATALTDYLAAHLPPTPHVLQEAAVHSYSTAYWWSAGFFAFGAVLSALLYRRRRPAAAADAEAPATDAEPVVAH, encoded by the coding sequence ATGACCCAGACTTCCCCCTCTCCCTCGGTCGCGCCGGCGGCGCCGGACGGCGGCGTTCCGCACTCGCGGCGCTGGTGGACGCTCGTCACCGTGGCGATGGCCCAGCTGATGGTCGTGCTCGACTCGACCGTCGTCAACATCGCCCTCCCGTCCGCCCAGGCGGACCTCGGCTTCTCCAACGCCGACCGGCAGTGGATCGTCACCGCCTACTCGCTCGCCTTCGGCAGCCTGCTGCTCCTCGGCGGCCGCATCTCCGACCTGATCGGCCGCAAACGCGCCTTCATCATCGGCCTGATCGGCTTCGCCGGCGCCTCGGCGCTGGGCGGCGCGGCCGGAACCTTCGGAATGCTGGTCGGCGCCCGCGCGCTGCAGGGCGCGTTCGGCGCGCTGCTCGCCCCGACCGCCCTCGCCGTCCTCACCACGACCTTCACCGTGCCGAAGGAGCGCGCCCGCGCGTTCGGCATCTTCGGCGCGATCGCCGGAGCCGGCGGCGCGGTCGGCCTGCTGCTCGGCGGCGTGCTGACCGAGCAGTTCAACTGGCGCTGGAACCTCTACATCAACGTCTTCATCGCGATCGCCGCGATCATCCTCGCCGCGTTCTTCGTCACGGCGGGTCACCGGTCCGGCCCGCGGCCGAAGCTCGACATCCCCGGCACGATCCTGGCCTCCGGCGCGCTGTTCTCGCTGGTCTACGGCTTCTCGAACGCCGAGAGCGACGGCTGGGACTCGCCGCTGACCTGGGGCTTCCTCGCCGCCTCCGGCGTGCTGCTGATCGCCTTCGTGCTCTGGCAGCGGAAGGCGACGCACCCGCTGCTGCCGCTGCACATCGTGCTCGACCGCAACCGCGGCGCCTCCTACAGCTCGATCCTCATCGCGGGCTCCGGGATGTTCGGCATCTTCCTGTTCGTCACCTACTACTTGGAGACGACGCTGAGGTTCACGCCGATCCAGACCGGCCTCGCCTTCCTGCCGATGATCGTCATGCTGGTCATCGCCGCGCAGTTCTCGACGAACCTGTTCGTGCCCAGATTCGGCCCGAAGGTCATGGTCCCGATCGGCATGGTGATCGCGGGCTCCGGGATGCTGCTGCTCACCCGCCTCGGCGTGAGCGCGAACTACGGCACGGAGATCCTCCCCGCGCTCATGGTGATGGGCGTCGGCATGGGCTCGATCATGCCCGCCGCCATCCAGACCGCGACCCTCGGCGTCGACCGGCACTTCGCCGGCGTCGCCTCCGCACTGGTGAACACGAGCCAGCAGGTCGGCGGCTCGATCGGCACGGCGCTGCTCAACACGCTCGCGGCGACGGCGCTGACCGACTACCTGGCGGCGCACCTGCCGCCGACGCCGCACGTCCTCCAGGAGGCCGCGGTGCACAGCTACTCCACCGCGTACTGGTGGAGCGCCGGGTTCTTCGCCTTCGGCGCGGTGCTGTCCGCGCTGCTGTACCGGCGGCGCCGGCCGGCCGCCGCGGCGGACGCCGAGGCGCCGGCGACGGATGCGGAGCCGGTGGTGGCGCACTAG
- a CDS encoding alpha/beta fold hydrolase, producing MSRTVSTAPSTDQLTSHLVSSEDGTPIEYFSTGTGPGLVIVHGTMQSAASQGELAAALAGTFTVHLVNRRGRGRSGAYPALDRYDLAVDVADVAAVVAATGSTAVLGISSGGIIAAEVALAHPGLAVVLFEPALVADGSLDLDAFLRRFEPEAARGDVPAYMVTALLGTQMGPGFLRFFPRRMLESSTRKMLAKDAGALPAGGATMGELAAAVPYDMRIVAQRADRIADYAAIRGPVLLLTAEKSPAYLRHAVTRLGELLPGARVATIPGTGHSATQNRKDGGKPEVVAALVQEGLDALQAR from the coding sequence ATGTCCCGCACCGTCAGCACCGCACCGTCCACCGATCAGCTCACCTCGCACCTGGTGTCCTCCGAGGATGGCACGCCGATCGAGTACTTCAGCACCGGCACGGGGCCCGGCCTCGTGATCGTCCACGGAACCATGCAGTCGGCGGCCAGCCAGGGCGAGCTCGCCGCGGCCCTCGCCGGCACGTTCACCGTCCACCTGGTCAACCGCCGCGGCCGTGGCCGCAGCGGCGCGTACCCCGCACTCGACCGCTACGACCTGGCCGTGGACGTCGCCGACGTCGCCGCCGTCGTTGCGGCGACGGGCTCGACGGCCGTCCTGGGCATCAGCTCCGGCGGCATCATCGCCGCGGAGGTCGCGCTCGCGCACCCCGGGCTGGCGGTGGTCCTCTTCGAGCCCGCGCTCGTCGCCGACGGCTCCCTCGACCTCGACGCGTTCCTCCGCCGCTTCGAGCCGGAAGCGGCCCGCGGCGACGTCCCCGCCTACATGGTCACGGCCCTGCTCGGCACGCAGATGGGACCGGGCTTCCTGCGCTTCTTCCCGCGCCGGATGCTGGAGTCGAGCACGCGGAAGATGCTGGCGAAGGACGCGGGGGCGCTCCCGGCCGGCGGCGCCACGATGGGTGAGCTCGCGGCTGCTGTGCCTTACGACATGCGGATCGTGGCCCAGCGCGCCGACCGCATCGCGGACTACGCGGCGATCCGCGGCCCGGTGCTGCTGCTCACGGCGGAGAAGTCGCCGGCCTACCTGCGGCACGCGGTGACGCGGCTGGGGGAGTTGCTGCCGGGAGCGCGGGTCGCCACGATCCCGGGTACGGGGCATTCGGCGACGCAGAACCGGAAGGACGGCGGGAAGCCGGAGGTGGTGGCGGCGCTGGTGCAGGAGGGGCTGGACGCGCTGCAGGCCCGCTGA
- a CDS encoding MarR family transcriptional regulator, with product MDSSEPRRAELIARLTDLGAQSASLTALFQQRAAASYGLGVSDMKALDLLVRNGPQTAGQLGAALNLTSGAVTGIADRLIARGFAGRENDPADRRRVLISADYAALQSGPNVYQSIGEAFQRLHESLTTEQLAFLARYQEESIALTQRAVDDLAAAQDQRAQHR from the coding sequence GTGGATTCGAGTGAGCCCCGACGCGCCGAGCTGATCGCGCGGCTGACCGACCTGGGCGCGCAGTCGGCGAGCCTGACCGCCCTGTTCCAGCAGCGGGCGGCCGCGAGCTACGGCCTCGGCGTGAGCGACATGAAGGCGCTCGACCTCCTGGTGCGGAACGGCCCCCAGACGGCCGGCCAGCTCGGCGCCGCGCTCAACCTGACCTCCGGTGCGGTGACCGGCATCGCCGACCGGCTCATCGCGCGCGGATTCGCGGGCCGGGAGAACGACCCGGCCGACCGCCGGCGGGTGCTGATCAGCGCCGACTACGCCGCCCTGCAGTCCGGGCCGAACGTGTACCAGTCGATCGGGGAGGCGTTCCAGCGGCTCCACGAGTCGCTGACCACCGAGCAGCTGGCCTTCCTGGCCCGCTACCAGGAGGAGTCGATCGCGCTCACCCAGCGGGCGGTCGACGACCTCGCCGCCGCGCAGGACCAGCGCGCCCAGCACCGGTAG
- a CDS encoding helix-turn-helix transcriptional regulator encodes MTSREPDVALEVIRGLQPGFDFTRADDDAPFSFSLNHVGDERLSVDRLDLVCTGRGVADPMTAYTICELSTPTVVRAGREQLDTSGPFLFPLGRIESSWEHESRGDAVQVDVAALDELARQHFDRPGLRVRFTGSAPLDAEHARDWTIVAAHVRGPGGEPGAFENDLIRDGLFRMVAAALLADFPNDTLDLPPVHEGSVAVPATIRRAVAYMEEHLAEPIGLSDIAAAARLSPRGLQDAFHRIVGMSPTQYLRRLRLSAARADLLAADVVHRETVTAIAHRWGFAHVPRFAAAYRAEYGEYPRETLGR; translated from the coding sequence ATGACCTCGCGGGAGCCCGACGTGGCGCTCGAGGTCATCCGCGGCCTGCAGCCCGGCTTCGACTTCACCCGGGCGGACGACGACGCCCCGTTCTCCTTCTCCCTGAACCATGTCGGCGACGAACGGCTGTCCGTCGACCGGCTGGACCTGGTCTGCACGGGCCGCGGCGTCGCCGACCCGATGACGGCCTACACCATCTGCGAGCTCTCCACGCCGACGGTCGTCCGGGCCGGCCGGGAGCAGCTCGACACGAGCGGGCCGTTCCTGTTCCCGCTCGGCCGGATCGAGTCCAGCTGGGAGCACGAGTCGCGCGGCGACGCCGTCCAGGTCGACGTGGCCGCTCTCGACGAGCTCGCCCGGCAGCACTTCGACCGGCCGGGCCTCCGGGTGCGCTTCACCGGCAGCGCGCCGCTCGACGCCGAGCACGCCCGCGACTGGACGATCGTCGCCGCGCACGTGCGCGGGCCGGGCGGCGAGCCGGGCGCCTTCGAGAACGATCTGATCCGCGACGGCCTGTTCCGCATGGTCGCGGCCGCGCTCCTCGCGGACTTCCCCAACGACACCCTCGACCTCCCCCCGGTCCACGAGGGCTCAGTCGCCGTGCCGGCCACGATCCGCCGGGCCGTCGCCTACATGGAGGAGCACCTGGCCGAGCCGATCGGGCTGAGCGACATCGCCGCGGCCGCCCGGCTCTCGCCGCGCGGGCTCCAGGACGCGTTCCACCGCATCGTCGGGATGTCGCCGACGCAGTACCTCCGCCGGCTGCGGCTCAGCGCGGCGCGCGCCGACCTCCTCGCCGCGGACGTCGTGCACCGCGAGACGGTCACGGCGATCGCCCACCGCTGGGGCTTCGCGCACGTGCCGCGCTTCGCCGCCGCCTACCGGGCGGAGTACGGCGAGTACCCGCGCGAGACCCTCGGGCGCTGA